Proteins found in one Thalassomonas actiniarum genomic segment:
- a CDS encoding class I SAM-dependent methyltransferase, whose protein sequence is MTIIKSLTTASLLTFGILASSYTTAHVNTDKLTQALAGEHRSDKNKARDIYRHPEKTLAFFGFKPEMTVVEIAPGGGWYTEILAPALKGSGKLYGAHYPDTGEDNYYSNSRKRLEKKLAGNPVFSEVELTNFVPRKASVLAPAGSADLVLTFRNLHNWGHDGVEQLFKDAAKALKAGGVLGVVEHRMPTDMEWEKNKRSGYFPQADVVKLAKAAGFKLAASSEINANPKDTANHPKGVWTLPPVLRLGEQDKEKYLAIGESDRMTLKFVKK, encoded by the coding sequence ATGACAATAATAAAATCTTTAACGACTGCATCCCTGTTAACCTTTGGGATACTGGCATCAAGCTATACCACGGCACACGTAAATACGGATAAATTGACCCAGGCACTAGCCGGTGAACATAGATCCGATAAAAACAAAGCCCGTGATATCTACCGTCATCCGGAAAAAACCTTAGCCTTTTTTGGTTTTAAACCCGAGATGACAGTGGTAGAAATTGCCCCGGGCGGCGGTTGGTATACGGAAATTCTTGCACCGGCCCTTAAAGGCTCAGGCAAATTATACGGCGCCCATTACCCGGATACCGGTGAAGATAACTATTACAGCAACTCCCGCAAGCGCCTGGAAAAGAAACTGGCGGGCAACCCGGTGTTCAGTGAAGTGGAGTTGACCAACTTTGTACCGAGAAAAGCGAGTGTGCTAGCTCCGGCCGGTAGTGCTGATTTGGTGTTAACTTTCCGCAACCTGCATAACTGGGGCCATGACGGGGTAGAGCAGTTATTTAAGGATGCCGCCAAGGCCTTAAAAGCAGGTGGGGTTTTAGGTGTGGTTGAGCACAGAATGCCAACGGATATGGAGTGGGAAAAAAATAAACGCTCCGGTTACTTCCCCCAGGCGGATGTAGTGAAACTGGCAAAAGCGGCTGGCTTTAAACTTGCTGCCAGCAGTGAGATCAATGCCAATCCCAAAGATACCGCCAATCACCCGAAAGGGGTATGGACCTTACCGCCGGTATTGCGCTTAGGTGAACAGGACAAAGAAAAGTATCTGGCGATTGGTGAAAGTGATCGCATGACATTAAAATTTGTGAAGAAATAA
- the purD gene encoding phosphoribosylamine--glycine ligase: MNVLVIGGGGREHALAWKAAQSANVTKVYVAPGNAGTVNEEKIENVAISATDIPGLLAFAQNNQIELTIVGPEAPLVIGVVDEFRAAGLNIFGPSKGAAQLEGSKAFSKDFFARHNIPTAAYQNFTEIAPAKEYVRQQGTPIVIKADGLAAGKGVIIAEDEQQAFAAIEDMLEGNKFGDAGSRVVIEEFLTGEEASFIVMVDGENILSFASSQDHKARDNGDKGPNTGGMGAYSPAPVVTQAVNDWAMANVIRPTVDGMAQEGNTYTGFLYAGLMIAEDGTAKVLEYNCRFGDPETQPIMMRLQSDLVELCLMACRGELDKATIEFDPRAAVGVVLAAGGYPNAYQQGLAISGLDTNAGEQAKVFHAGTKVSDNQVVTAGGRVLCATALGDTVTEAQAQAYKLVEQISWQDMYYRTDIAYRAIAREK, translated from the coding sequence ATGAACGTTTTGGTTATCGGTGGTGGTGGTCGTGAACATGCATTGGCGTGGAAAGCGGCTCAGTCGGCTAATGTCACTAAAGTGTATGTTGCTCCGGGTAATGCCGGCACGGTAAATGAAGAAAAAATTGAAAATGTCGCTATCAGTGCCACGGATATCCCGGGCCTATTGGCATTTGCCCAAAATAACCAGATCGAATTAACTATCGTCGGGCCGGAGGCGCCATTGGTCATAGGTGTTGTCGATGAATTCAGGGCTGCAGGCCTGAATATTTTTGGTCCAAGTAAAGGGGCGGCTCAGCTTGAAGGGTCGAAAGCATTTTCCAAGGACTTTTTTGCCCGCCACAATATTCCCACTGCGGCTTATCAAAACTTTACTGAAATAGCCCCGGCAAAAGAATATGTGCGTCAGCAGGGCACACCAATAGTGATCAAGGCTGACGGTTTAGCCGCAGGTAAAGGGGTGATCATCGCCGAAGATGAACAGCAGGCATTTGCCGCCATCGAAGATATGCTTGAAGGTAATAAATTTGGTGATGCCGGCAGCCGGGTGGTCATTGAAGAATTTCTTACCGGTGAAGAAGCCAGCTTTATTGTCATGGTTGACGGAGAAAACATCTTATCGTTTGCTTCATCACAAGATCATAAAGCACGCGATAATGGTGATAAAGGGCCGAATACCGGCGGTATGGGCGCCTATTCGCCTGCTCCGGTCGTTACCCAAGCGGTAAATGACTGGGCTATGGCTAATGTCATCCGGCCAACCGTTGACGGCATGGCACAAGAAGGTAATACCTATACAGGTTTTCTTTATGCCGGTCTGATGATAGCCGAAGATGGTACAGCCAAAGTACTGGAATATAACTGCCGTTTTGGCGATCCGGAAACCCAGCCTATTATGATGCGTTTACAGTCGGACCTGGTGGAACTTTGTTTGATGGCTTGTCGTGGAGAGCTGGATAAGGCAACAATAGAATTTGATCCTCGGGCCGCCGTAGGTGTTGTACTTGCTGCCGGAGGTTATCCGAATGCCTATCAGCAAGGCCTGGCTATTTCTGGTTTGGATACTAATGCCGGTGAACAGGCTAAGGTTTTCCATGCCGGTACTAAAGTTTCTGACAATCAGGTGGTGACTGCCGGTGGCCGGGTATTATGTGCAACTGCGCTAGGTGATACTGTGACTGAAGCACAAGCCCAGGCTTATAAGCTGGTTGAGCAAATCAGCTGGCAAGACATGTATTACCGTACTGATATTGCTTACCGGGCAATTGCCAGGGAAAAGTAA